The DNA window GATCGGTGAGCCCGACCCGGTAATCCGCTCACTTTTTCGTATCTTGTGACTATGAAAAATCGTCAGAAAGTTGTCGTGTTGTCGGGGGCGGGGATTAGTGCCGAGAGCGGAATCCCTACGTTCCGGGCGTCGGACGGGTTGTGGGAAAATCACCGGATTGAGGACGTAGCTACACCCGAAGCGTGGGTTCGTAACCCCGTGCTGGTGCAGGATTTCTACAACCAACGCCGGAAGCAGGCCCTGACGGCTGAACCCAACGCCGGGCACAAAGCCCTCGTCCGACTGGAAGATGCCTACGACGTGACGGTGGTAACGCAAAACGTCGATAACCTGCACGAGCGGGCCGGGTCGTCCAACGTTATTCACCTGCACGGTGAGCTGTTCAAGTCGCGCAGCACGAGCAACGAAGAATTGGTCTACGACGTCGATGGCTGGGAAATCAAGATGGGCGATGCCTGTGAAGAAGGCTCGCAACTGCGCCCACACATCGTCTGGTTTGGCGAAGCCGTACCGATGATGGACATTGCCCTCGAAGCCGCTGATGAAGCCGATATTATGATCGTCGTCGGTACGTCGCTGAATGTGTACCCGGCGGCAAGTCTGGCGTTCGTGGTAGGTGAGCGCATCCCGGTCTATGTTGTTGACCCCAACACGCCGACGATGCAGAAGCGCAAGAACGTTGTATTTATCGCCGAACCCGCTACGATTGGCCTGACCCAACTGGTCGATGAGCTGCTGGCAAAGGCGCAGTCAGATAAATCGGTAGCAAGCTAAGCCAAAAACATTCCGGCTATCAGGCCGTTCAGGAGAGACGTTTTCGCGTCTTTCTTTTTTTATGCTGACTACCCTCGATCCGGCCGTAAAAACCCGCGACGCTCACGAGCGGCTCAACGAACACTATGGCGTCGATCCGATTCGGGGGCGGGTCGATCCGATGCACGAACTGATCGGTACGATCCTGTCGCACCGCACCACCTTCGCCAACGAACGCACGGCCTACCAGACCATGCGCGAACGCTTTCCAACGTGGGAAGAAGTCCGCGACGCCCCCCTCGACCAGCTAATCGACGCGATAAAAACGGCTAACTACCCCGAAATCAAGGCACCGTACATGCAGAACGTACTGACGGTGCTGATTGCCGAGCGGGGGAGTGCCAACATCGATTTTCTGTGGGACATGTCGACCGACGATGCGATGGCGTGGCTGAACCGGCTGCCCGGCGTTGGCCCGAAGACGTCGACGTTATTGCTGCTGTTTTCGTTTCACAAGCCCGTGTTGCCCGTCGATACGCACGTGCACCGCGTCACGCAGCGGCTCGGGTTGATTGGCCCGAAAGTAAGTGCTGAAAAAGCGCACAAACTGCTGCTATCGTACTTGCCTGCGGACGCTACCGTGCTGTACAATTTCCACAAACATTTCTTCTGGCACGGGCAGCGCGTTTGCTTCTGGTACAACCCCAACTGCACCGGCTGTGTCCTGAACGATATGTGTGATTTTTACCAGTCCGGGCGAACCGCAGTGTTAAGTAGCACACCTGTGCGGAAGAAATAGAGTATCCAGGGCTACACGTTGTCGTTTACGCTTTTTAGGTGTGACTTACGCCCCATGTTTGCGTTCGTGCAGCGCTTTGGCTTGCCCAACCCAGTCGTCACGATCGATGCGGCCGGGGAAAAACTCAATCAGTTCGTTGACCTGTTTGCTATCCTCCTGGGTGAAGTTGCTGATCTGACGAAACGTGTAAATGCCCAGACTGTGCAGTTTACGCTCCAGAAATGGGCCAATGCCAATAATATCTTTCAAATCGTCGGCGTCGGTAGGGGTGGCCCGCCCGATCCGGTCAATGTTTAATTCGCCCGCCCGAGCCGCGATCCGGCTCAGCACCGCCGTTTCTGTGTTATCGCTGGGAGCAGGCTGAGGAAACGTGGGGGGGCTTCGGGAATGGGTGCACCCAATGGGGGAATTTCAATCGGGGGCGGGGTTGTCGGCAGAGTTGGCTGTTCCGGTTCCTCATCCGTATCGGGAATCGTCAGCGTTGGCATCCCGTACACAGGTGCCAGCGGGTCGGCTACAATCAGCGGAACGGGTATTTCGTCGGTGATCGTCGTTGTTGTCGGTCGATGAAAGGGCTGATTGTCTCCCTGCCGATTGGCGAGCGCATGGCGTAACGCGTTGACCCGACCACGGCGGGTCAGGCGACCGAGAAGCCAGCCAACGAGTGCTGCTGCGGTAAGTAGCAGCAAGATTTCGGCGATAGCGACGGGGCGGGACAGGGGGTCTAAGCCAAACATACGTTAACGAGTTTCGAGTGAAGAATGGCCTATCGGCTTTGCATCAGCGTTTTAGCCTGACCAACCCAGTTGTCGCGCTGAATCCGGCCGGGGAAAAATTCGATGATTTCGTTGAGCAGATACACATCATCGGCATTCAGCTGCGCCAGCTGGGTAAAGCGGTAAACGCCAGCCGCATGCAGCCGACGCTCGACAAACGGACTGATGCCGTCGATCAGTTGTAGGTTGTCGGCATCGTCGGGACCGGCGTAACCCAGCCGCTCGAAGTCGAGGGCACTCGCCCGCGACTGAATCCGGGCCAATACGGCCTCCTCATCGGTGCGGGTAGCGACCGGGGCCGACACGGGTAGCGTTTCGTCAGACTTATCGGGCAGCGTCGCTACGCCATCCAGTTCGCGCGTCAGTTGATTGATCGTCCGCTGATACGATACGTAGCCGATTATATAACCCAGTACGGCCGCGACCAGCAACATAATAGCCTGTTGCAACAGCGCGTCGGGTAGGTGTAATGGGTTCAGGTCAAACATGACTTTCTTGTTTTACAGGGCTGATCCGCGATTTATCGAACAACTACCGTAACCCGCCGGTTGGCCCGGCGTCCGGCGATAGTACCGTTATCCGCTTTGGGTGCCGTTTCCCCCTTGGCATCTACAACGATCTGCGACGCGCTGATACCCGACGAACGAAGCCGTTTTTTTACGTCGTTGGCCCGGCTGCGCGACAGGCGCAGGTTGGTTGCATCGTTGCCGCTGTTGTCGGTATGGCCGGTCAGGACAAGTTCTTTCTGCTTGTGCGTCTTCAGGTACCGGGCTGCTTCGTCGAAAAACCGGCGCGTATCGGGCGTTTGAATGTAGTTCGACCCATTGAGTTTGAAGTACAGGTCAATCGGTTTAAAGACGGACGTGTACTTCTCAGCCGCTGCCAGTTCGGTTTCCGTAGTCAACGTCGCCGACGGCAGTTTTTTCTGAACCGTGTCGGCAGCTGGGGCTGATGCTGGCAGAGTGGCGGGCCGTGTGCTGTCGGCCGAAGCCGGTTGGGGGGCAGTTGCTGTGGTTGGCTGCGCTTCATCAGCACCGGCAAACGCAAACGCCAGCCCACCCACCAGTGAATCACCGGCCGGGTTCAGTGCCATTCGCACGTCGGGCAGGGAAAGCAACTGGCCCTGTGTCGTCAGAGACGTTTGCGGAACGCCCTGTTCAACAAGATACTGCCGGACGTTTTCGGCGCGGGCCAGCCCCAGATTTTCGAAGTCGGCCGGTTTGGTTTCATCAGCCTCGTAATAGCCAATCACCAGTAGCCGCCGGTCGGGGTTGTTGGTCAGGTACGTAGCCAGTTCAGAGAAGGAAGCGCCAAGTGCATTGGTACTGGCCGTGGCCCCAGACCGGGCAAAGCTGAAATTACCGGGCAGTTGAAGCCGAAACCGCTCCCCATCGCTGATGGTAAGTGGCGCAACCATACTCGCTGACGTGTCTGATGAATCGGACGCCATCGGGAAAGGCATGTTGGGGCATAGCTGCTTGATATGGCAGACGTGCCACCAGGTCGAACCTGCCATCCAGAGCAGCAGCAACAAAACCCAAGGTGTCTTACTGACAAACATACTGATGGGGTTGAGGGGGCCGGTTTCGCGCAGGGAATCACCCGTTGCGTCGGACGGCCAATACGTCAAAAGTACGAGTATGCCCGTCAAATGCAAGTCCGGACTACGACACTTACCCGCGAGGCATAGTGGCCCGGCCCAGGTAAATTTCGTCGCCGTTCAGCGTGACAGACGCATAGAATGCATACCCATTCTTCACGTAGCGAACCTGTACCGGCGTTTGCTGGCTGGGTTTGGCGTAGGGTTTCGTTGCAGCCACCAGAATCTGATCGCCGTTGACAATCGCCCTGACAAACGGCAGGTCACGGGTTTTGAGCTGATTGGCGTTGTAGCCTACCCATGTCCGGCCACCGTCGTAGGAGCACTCCGTTGCGTCGTTGAGGTACGTTTCCCGGCCATCAAACAAGTCCCCGTGGTGCTTGAACAGCCGCCACAAGCCATGGATATAGTGTTCGTAGCAGGCGTAATTGCGGTCGTTTCCGGTGCCACGCAGCGCCGGGTCGGGGTTGAGCGGCTGATCGGGTGTCAGTGCGTCCTGATCGTCCCAGAAGACAGAGCCGTAAGCACCGCCAAACCAGTAGAAAATGCCAATGCCTTCAGCAATGGCGGGGGGAGCTGCATGTTCGGCTTTACCACTGTTGGGGAAGTCGGAACTTTGGGTGTTGAACAGCCATTGCCAGGCGATCCGCTTTTTCGTAGACAGCCGGGCGTTTACCTCCTGCTCACCCATCAGCGATGCCAGCCAGTGCCGGGCGTTGTCGGCCGTGTGCGGAATCGTGTAGTCGAAATCGGGATAGAAATAGTACGTACCCGGCATCTGAAAATCAACGACGTCGCCCACCGTTTTGCCGAGCATGTTATCCGGCAAACCCCGCTGCCGACTGGTGTTTGTGTGCCGGACTGGCTGGGTCCAGAGTTCGTCGGGGCGGGCAACGTAGTCGCTGCTCCGCGAGTAGCCAAAGCTATTGTGAACAACCGGCCACACTGTACCGACTTCGGTTTTAGGCGACGCGTATCGCTTGAGGGTGCTGTACAGATAAACCATCAGGTTACCCTGTTCCTGCTCGTTTTCTGGCCTTAGGCTGCCATTCTCGATGTCGACAAATATCTTGCTGTACGTGTTCTGCATCCCGCCCGGTGGGCAATCGCCAAAGCCAACACAGCTACCCTGCAACTCCATTGCCGACTGGTAGAGGGTATTGCGCGTGGCTCGGGCACCGGGGGGCGTCTGGTACAGCGTCGACGGACCTTTATTGCCATCCTGCGCCCATGCCAGCCCGAACGGCTCGGTGAAATAGTTGTTGTACAGAATCAGTGCCCGCTGATTGAATGTCAGCCGACTGCGCCAGCCCGCCGGAGGGAAGCCGTCGGCCCACCGCTCTTTACCGTTGACCATGCGCGTCTGGACGATAGACGAAAAGCCACGCCGGAATAGCTTACTCCAGTCCTGCTCGACGGTCAGATTGCGCCCGGCCCCGGCAAATGTGATCGACTTGGTGGCCGGTAGCGTAAAATCGCCCACAACGTCGAGGTTGTAGTACCCCCGACGGGTAGTGGGCGTAAACCGGGTGCGGGGCGTTGGAGTCAGCGTCGTTAGCGGGGGCATCGAGCCGGTTAGCCGAACCGGAACCGGATCGGCCGGGCCGTGTGGCTGAGCATACCACACACTAACGCCTGTCAGGCCGAGCAGCCCGCACAGAGCAAGTACTTTCATGCGATTAGTCAAGAGTCGTCAGTAGACAGAACGGCCAGGTGCCGATGAACCGTATTATTCGTCGATGTAACGGCGGGTGATAGGCTGGTACGAGTCGATGCGCCGGTCGCGGAAATAAGGCCAGGTCGTGCGGTATTTTTCCGACAGAGCCAGGTCAATCGTTTGTACGTGAACGACTTCCTCATCGTGGGGGGCCAGGTACAGCAGCGAGCCAAACGGGTTAGACACAAATGAACCGCCCCAGAACTGCTGATCAGCTTCCCGACCAACCCGATTCACGGCCACTACGTGTATGCCGTTGGCGATGGCATGGCTGCGCTGAATCGTCTGCCAGGCGTTGTACTGCTCTTCGTTTTGTTTGGGGTCAGGCTCGGTAGTATCCCAACCGATGGCCGTGGGGTAAACCAAGAGGTCGGCACCCATCAGAGCCGTGATTCGGGCTGCTTCGGGGTACCACTGATCCCAGCAGATCAGCACACCCACGCGGGCATACTTCGTGTCGAATACCTTGTAGCCCAGATCACCCGGCGTGAAGTAAAACTTCTCGTAATAGCCCGGGTCGTCGGGAATGTGCATCTTCCGATACTTACCCAGATACGAACCGTCGGCATCCAGTACCGCCGTTGTATTATGGTACAGCCCCTGCGCCCGCTTCTCGAACAGCGACGCGACGATAACGACGCCCAGTTCGCCTGCTACCGCGCCCAGTCGCTCGGTGGTGGGGCCGGGAATAGCTTCGGCCAGGCTAAAATTATGGTGGTCTTCCACGTCGCAGAAATACAGCGAGGTGAACAGTTCCTGTAGGCAAACGATCTGCGCGCCCTGCCGGGCCGCTTCCCGAATACCATTTATTGCTTTCTGAATATTTGACTCGACATCGGCCGTACAACTCATCTGTACCAGTCCGACGTTAACGTTTTTCGACATAAAGTGGGCATTTAGTTAGTTGTAGAGTCGTAAAGTTATAGCGTTGTATAGTTGGCTATCGCCGGATAGGCCGACGCGCCAGCAACTTTACAACGCTACGACTTTATGACTTTACAACGCTACGACTGTTCAACTGTACAACTAGTTATTCTCCCATCACGACAAAACTCTATCCCCACGGGTTCCCGGTGGGGGAATTGGATAGTTGGATGGTTATAAGTTCTGGAGTCGTAAAGTTACAGAGTTGTAAAGTTGGCTACCGCGTTATCCTATCCGGCGGCAGCCCTACAAGCGCCAGCAACTCTATAACTTTACGATGCTATAACTGTATAACTCTACAGCCCTACAGCGCTATAACTCACATAAATACCGGTCAATATATTTGATTTGTATTATATGGCCCGTTAAAGTGTGGTATATAAAGGTGATGGCTGGGTTTTGCCGGGCGTGGGGATTTTGCGAATTTCGCCTGTCAACCCCGTTTTGTATGAAACCCAACGAGTTTACCCGACTGCCCGTTCAGCAGCAACTGGACACGCTTTACTTCACTGGCGACGTACTGGCCAATCGCTACGAAGGCGACGAGATCTACCTGTTATACAACTTACACAGCTTCTACGTCGAGCTTCGCTACAATGCCTTCACCAGTAATTTGAAGGAAGTAAGTACGTTCCACGATACCGACAAGCTGGAGCCCTACCTGCCGTATCTGGCCTGATTGTTCGGGTCGCTGCGTAGCGGGGTTGGCACGGGTTCACAAGCAATAGGCACCGGAAAATAGGACGGTACAAAGAAATTTGACCGACTACCGAAAAAATTTTCGTTGAATTTGGTGGAGTGATTTGTTTTGACGTCCTTCGCTTAAATTTAAACAAGCAATGCAAACAGGAACTGTAAAATTCTTTAATGAGACCAAAGGGTTTGGCTTCATTAAACCCGATGGTGGTGGCGAAGACATTTTTGTACACGCTTCCGGTCTCATCGATCAAATCCGCGAAAACGACAAGGTTAAGTTCAACGTTGAGCGCGGTAAGAAAGGCTTGAACGCCGTGAACGTCGAAATGGCTTAATCGTAAGATATACCAGGACAACCGTTGTAAAACATGCCGCAAGGCATGTTTTTTTTTGCCCCTTACTCAGTACCCAATGCCTCAGCAACCCATCGAACAGCGCACCGCTGTCCGGCTTAATTTAAACGTTCGCTCGGTAGCCGATACCCTCGACCTGCTCAATGGCGGTGCCACCGTCCCCTTCATCGCCCGTTATCGCAAGGAAGCAACCGGTCAGCTCGATGAAGTGCAGATCGGTCAGATTAGCGAAACATATCAGAAACTCGTCGAACTCGACAAACGTCGGGCCACCATTCTCAATACGATCAGTGAACAGGGGCAGCTAACGCCCGACCTACGCCAGAAAATTGAAGCCGCCGATTCGCTTACGGAGCTTGAGGACCTGTATTTACCTTACCGGCAAAAACGCAAAACCCGCGCCACTACGGCCATCGAACGAGGGCTGGAACCACTGGCGAATCTGCTGTTGCTACAACGCGATGCCGACCCCGCCAGGGCTGCTCAACGGTACTGCTCCGACGTCGTGCCGACGGCGAACGATGCACTGCAAGGGGCTCGTGACATCGTAGCCGAACGGGTCAGCGAAGACGCCGACGCCCGGCAGCGGGTCCGTAAC is part of the Spirosoma rhododendri genome and encodes:
- a CDS encoding SIR2 family NAD-dependent protein deacylase, translated to MKNRQKVVVLSGAGISAESGIPTFRASDGLWENHRIEDVATPEAWVRNPVLVQDFYNQRRKQALTAEPNAGHKALVRLEDAYDVTVVTQNVDNLHERAGSSNVIHLHGELFKSRSTSNEELVYDVDGWEIKMGDACEEGSQLRPHIVWFGEAVPMMDIALEAADEADIMIVVGTSLNVYPAASLAFVVGERIPVYVVDPNTPTMQKRKNVVFIAEPATIGLTQLVDELLAKAQSDKSVAS
- a CDS encoding endonuclease III domain-containing protein — protein: MLTTLDPAVKTRDAHERLNEHYGVDPIRGRVDPMHELIGTILSHRTTFANERTAYQTMRERFPTWEEVRDAPLDQLIDAIKTANYPEIKAPYMQNVLTVLIAERGSANIDFLWDMSTDDAMAWLNRLPGVGPKTSTLLLLFSFHKPVLPVDTHVHRVTQRLGLIGPKVSAEKAHKLLLSYLPADATVLYNFHKHFFWHGQRVCFWYNPNCTGCVLNDMCDFYQSGRTAVLSSTPVRKK
- a CDS encoding cold-shock protein; translation: MQTGTVKFFNETKGFGFIKPDGGGEDIFVHASGLIDQIRENDKVKFNVERGKKGLNAVNVEMA
- a CDS encoding OmpA family protein; protein product: MTYWPSDATGDSLRETGPLNPISMFVSKTPWVLLLLLWMAGSTWWHVCHIKQLCPNMPFPMASDSSDTSASMVAPLTISDGERFRLQLPGNFSFARSGATASTNALGASFSELATYLTNNPDRRLLVIGYYEADETKPADFENLGLARAENVRQYLVEQGVPQTSLTTQGQLLSLPDVRMALNPAGDSLVGGLAFAFAGADEAQPTTATAPQPASADSTRPATLPASAPAADTVQKKLPSATLTTETELAAAEKYTSVFKPIDLYFKLNGSNYIQTPDTRRFFDEAARYLKTHKQKELVLTGHTDNSGNDATNLRLSRSRANDVKKRLRSSGISASQIVVDAKGETAPKADNGTIAGRRANRRVTVVVR
- a CDS encoding carbon-nitrogen hydrolase, whose protein sequence is MSKNVNVGLVQMSCTADVESNIQKAINGIREAARQGAQIVCLQELFTSLYFCDVEDHHNFSLAEAIPGPTTERLGAVAGELGVVIVASLFEKRAQGLYHNTTAVLDADGSYLGKYRKMHIPDDPGYYEKFYFTPGDLGYKVFDTKYARVGVLICWDQWYPEAARITALMGADLLVYPTAIGWDTTEPDPKQNEEQYNAWQTIQRSHAIANGIHVVAVNRVGREADQQFWGGSFVSNPFGSLLYLAPHDEEVVHVQTIDLALSEKYRTTWPYFRDRRIDSYQPITRRYIDE